The Panicum hallii strain FIL2 chromosome 9, PHallii_v3.1, whole genome shotgun sequence genome has a window encoding:
- the LOC112876344 gene encoding BTB/POZ domain-containing protein At1g03010-like isoform X1 translates to MGVATVTELKQSISGKRTFRPSLISRHANEWPPTDVSSDLTVEVGTSSFALHKLFAQFPLVSRSGKIRRLVAEAKDAKLARLSLHGTPGGAPAFELAAKFCYGVHVDVSVANVAMLRCAAHYLQMTEDFSDKNLELRAEAFLRDAVLPSIASSVAVLRSCEALLPASEDVNLVARLIAAIANNVCKEQLTSGLSKLDQCAQLKPPAAFVELDSPGDWWGKSVAGLGLDFFQRLLSAVKAKGLKQETMTRILINYAQNSLHGLMARDVHGAAKCGGGADADAIKKQRAVVETIVSLLPAQSKKSPVPMAFLSGLLKTAMAVSASSICRADLEKRIGMQLDQAILEDILIAAGAGAGAGTAAGQQHGLYDTDVVARIFSVFLNLDDDNEEDGGFDYDSPRSPKQSLLVKAAKLLDSYLAEVALDSNILPSKFISLAELLPDHARLVTDGLYRAVDIFLKVHPNIKEAERYRLCKAIDCQRLTPDACSHAAQNERLPVQMAVQVLYFEQLRLRSAIQAGSGSMGGHDAALFFGCSAAAAASAQGSVNMRSGSGGRHAGGRQRAVGSGAMSPRDNYASVRRENRELKLEVARMRMRLTDLEKDHVSMKRELVRVGPANRLLRGFARSLSRLNALFRMRPAAEPGLQQLGAKATADAKVLFQRRRRHSIS, encoded by the exons atgGGCGTGGCGACGGTGACAGAGCTGAAGCAGAGCATCTCCGGGAAGAGGACGTTCCGGCCGAGCCTCATCAGCCGCCACGCCAATGAGTG GCCTCCGACCGACGTCTCCAGCGACCTCACCGTCGAGGTCGGCACGTCCAGCTTCGCTCTCCACAAG CTGTTCGCGCAGTTCCCGCTGGTCTCCCGGAGCGGCAAGATCCGGCGGCTCGTGGCGGAGGCCAAGGACGCCAAGCTGGCGCGGCTAAGCCTGCACGGCACGCCCGGTGGCGCGCCGGCGTTCGAGCTCGCCGCCAAGTTCTGCTACGGCGTCCACGTCGACGTCTCGGTCGCCAACGTCGCCATGCTCCGCTGCGCCGCGCACTACCTGCAGATGACCGAGGACTTCTCCGACAAGAACCTCGAGCTCCGCGCCGAGGCCTTCCTCCGCGACGCCGTGCTCCCCAGCATCGCCAGCTCCGTCGCGGTGCTCCGCAGCTGCGAGGCGCTGCTCCCGGCCTCCGAGGACGTCAACCTCGTCGCGCGCCTCATCGCCGCCATCGCCAACAACGTGTGCAAGGAGCAGCTCACCTCGGGCCTGTCCAAGCTGGACCAGTGCGCGCAGCTCAAGCCGCCCGCGGCGTTCGTCGAGCTCGACTCGCCGGGCGACTGGTGGGGGAAGTCGGTGGCCGGCCTCgggctcgacttcttccagcggCTGCTCTCCGCCGTGAAGGCCAAGGGGCTCAAGCAGGAGACGATGACGCGGATCCTCATCAACTACGCGCAGAACTCGCTGCACGGGCTCATGGCAAGGGACGTGCACGGCGCCGCcaaatgcggcggcggcgcggacgccgACGCCATCAAGAAGCAGCGCGCCGTCGTCGAGACCATCGTGAGCCTGCTCCCGGCGCAGTCGAAGAAGAGCCCCGTGCCGATGGCCTTCCTCTCGGGGCTCCTCAAGACGGCGATGGCGGTGTCCGCGTCCAGCATCTGCAGGGCCGACCTCGAGAAGCGGATCGGCATGCAACTGGACCAGGCCATCCTGGAGGACATACTCAtcgccgccggcgcgggcgcgggagcgGGCACGGCTGCCGGGCAGCAGCACGGGCTGTACGACACGGATGTGGTGGCGCGGATCTTCTCGGTGTTCCTCAACCTCGACGACGACAACGAGGAGGACGGCGGGTTCGACTACGACAGCCCGCGGTCCCCGAAGCAGAGCCTCCTGGTGAAGGCCGCCAAGCTGCTGGACAGCTACCTCGCGGAGGTGGCGCTCGACTCCAACATCCTCCCGTCCAAGTTCATCTCCCTCGCCGAGCTGCTCCCCGACCACGCCCGCCTCGTCACCGACGGCCTCTACCGCGCCGTCGACATCTTCCTCAAG GTGCACCCGAACATCAAGGAGGCGGAGCGTTACCGCCTGTGCAAGGCGATCGACTGCCAGCGTCTGACGCCGGACGCGTGCAGCCACGCGGCGCAGAACGAGCGGCTGCCGGTGCAGATGGCGGTGCAGGTGCTCTACTTCGAGCAGCTCCGGCTGCGGAGCGCGATCCAGGCCGGCAGCGGCAGCATGGGCGGGCACGACGCGGCGCTCTTCTTCGggtgctcggcggcggcggcggcgtcggcgcaGGGCAGCGTGAACATGCGgtccggcagcggcgggcggcatgCGGGCGGCCGGCAGCGGGCGGTGGGCAGCGGCGCCATGTCGCCGCGGGACAACTACGCGTCGGTCCGACGCGAGAACCGGGAGctgaagctggaggtggcgcgcATGCGGATGCGGCTGACTGACCTGGAGAAGGACCACGTGAGCATGAAGCGGGAGCTGGTGCGCGTCGGCCCCGCCAACCGCCTGCTCCGGGGCTTCGCGCGCAGCCTCAGCAGGCTCAACGCGCTCTTCCGGATGCGCCCGGCCGCCGAGCccggcctgcagcagcttggCGCCAAGGCCACCGCCGACGCCAAGGTGCtcttccagcgccgccgccgccactccatCTCGTGa
- the LOC112876344 gene encoding BTB/POZ domain-containing protein At1g03010-like isoform X3 — protein sequence MGVATVTELKQSISGKRTFRPSLISRHANEWPPTDVSSDLTVEVGTSSFALHKLFAQFPLVSRSGKIRRLVAEAKDAKLARLSLHGTPGGAPAFELAAKFCYGVHVDVSVANVAMLRCAAHYLQMTEDFSDKNLELRAEAFLRDAVLPSIASSVAVLRSCEALLPASEDVNLVARLIAAIANNVCKEQLTSGLSKLDQCAQLKPPAAFVELDSPGDWWGKSVAGLGLDFFQRLLSAVKAKGLKQETMTRILINYAQNSLHGLMARDVHGAAKCGGGADADAIKKQRAVVETIVSLLPAQSKKSPVPMAFLSGLLKTAMAVSASSICRADLEKRIGMQLDQAILEDILIAAGAGAGAGTAAGQQHGLYDTDVVARIFSVFLNLDDDNEEDGGFDYDSPRSPKQSLLVKAAKLLDSYLAEVALDSNILPSKFISLAELLPDHARLVTDGLYRAVDIFLKVHPNIKEAERYRLCKAIDCQRLTPDACSHAAQNERLPVQMAVQVLYFEQLRLRSAIQAGSGSMGGHDAALFFGCSAAAAASAQGSVNMRSGSGVGSGAMSPRDNYASVRRENRELKLEVARMRMRLTDLEKDHVSMKRELVRVGPANRLLRGFARSLSRLNALFRMRPAAEPGLQQLGAKATADAKVLFQRRRRHSIS from the exons atgGGCGTGGCGACGGTGACAGAGCTGAAGCAGAGCATCTCCGGGAAGAGGACGTTCCGGCCGAGCCTCATCAGCCGCCACGCCAATGAGTG GCCTCCGACCGACGTCTCCAGCGACCTCACCGTCGAGGTCGGCACGTCCAGCTTCGCTCTCCACAAG CTGTTCGCGCAGTTCCCGCTGGTCTCCCGGAGCGGCAAGATCCGGCGGCTCGTGGCGGAGGCCAAGGACGCCAAGCTGGCGCGGCTAAGCCTGCACGGCACGCCCGGTGGCGCGCCGGCGTTCGAGCTCGCCGCCAAGTTCTGCTACGGCGTCCACGTCGACGTCTCGGTCGCCAACGTCGCCATGCTCCGCTGCGCCGCGCACTACCTGCAGATGACCGAGGACTTCTCCGACAAGAACCTCGAGCTCCGCGCCGAGGCCTTCCTCCGCGACGCCGTGCTCCCCAGCATCGCCAGCTCCGTCGCGGTGCTCCGCAGCTGCGAGGCGCTGCTCCCGGCCTCCGAGGACGTCAACCTCGTCGCGCGCCTCATCGCCGCCATCGCCAACAACGTGTGCAAGGAGCAGCTCACCTCGGGCCTGTCCAAGCTGGACCAGTGCGCGCAGCTCAAGCCGCCCGCGGCGTTCGTCGAGCTCGACTCGCCGGGCGACTGGTGGGGGAAGTCGGTGGCCGGCCTCgggctcgacttcttccagcggCTGCTCTCCGCCGTGAAGGCCAAGGGGCTCAAGCAGGAGACGATGACGCGGATCCTCATCAACTACGCGCAGAACTCGCTGCACGGGCTCATGGCAAGGGACGTGCACGGCGCCGCcaaatgcggcggcggcgcggacgccgACGCCATCAAGAAGCAGCGCGCCGTCGTCGAGACCATCGTGAGCCTGCTCCCGGCGCAGTCGAAGAAGAGCCCCGTGCCGATGGCCTTCCTCTCGGGGCTCCTCAAGACGGCGATGGCGGTGTCCGCGTCCAGCATCTGCAGGGCCGACCTCGAGAAGCGGATCGGCATGCAACTGGACCAGGCCATCCTGGAGGACATACTCAtcgccgccggcgcgggcgcgggagcgGGCACGGCTGCCGGGCAGCAGCACGGGCTGTACGACACGGATGTGGTGGCGCGGATCTTCTCGGTGTTCCTCAACCTCGACGACGACAACGAGGAGGACGGCGGGTTCGACTACGACAGCCCGCGGTCCCCGAAGCAGAGCCTCCTGGTGAAGGCCGCCAAGCTGCTGGACAGCTACCTCGCGGAGGTGGCGCTCGACTCCAACATCCTCCCGTCCAAGTTCATCTCCCTCGCCGAGCTGCTCCCCGACCACGCCCGCCTCGTCACCGACGGCCTCTACCGCGCCGTCGACATCTTCCTCAAG GTGCACCCGAACATCAAGGAGGCGGAGCGTTACCGCCTGTGCAAGGCGATCGACTGCCAGCGTCTGACGCCGGACGCGTGCAGCCACGCGGCGCAGAACGAGCGGCTGCCGGTGCAGATGGCGGTGCAGGTGCTCTACTTCGAGCAGCTCCGGCTGCGGAGCGCGATCCAGGCCGGCAGCGGCAGCATGGGCGGGCACGACGCGGCGCTCTTCTTCGggtgctcggcggcggcggcggcgtcggcgcaGGGCAGCGTGAACATGCGgtccggcagcggc GTGGGCAGCGGCGCCATGTCGCCGCGGGACAACTACGCGTCGGTCCGACGCGAGAACCGGGAGctgaagctggaggtggcgcgcATGCGGATGCGGCTGACTGACCTGGAGAAGGACCACGTGAGCATGAAGCGGGAGCTGGTGCGCGTCGGCCCCGCCAACCGCCTGCTCCGGGGCTTCGCGCGCAGCCTCAGCAGGCTCAACGCGCTCTTCCGGATGCGCCCGGCCGCCGAGCccggcctgcagcagcttggCGCCAAGGCCACCGCCGACGCCAAGGTGCtcttccagcgccgccgccgccactccatCTCGTGa
- the LOC112876344 gene encoding BTB/POZ domain-containing protein At1g03010-like isoform X2, with protein MGVATVTELKQSISGKRTFRPSLISRHANEWPPTDVSSDLTVEVGTSSFALHKFPLVSRSGKIRRLVAEAKDAKLARLSLHGTPGGAPAFELAAKFCYGVHVDVSVANVAMLRCAAHYLQMTEDFSDKNLELRAEAFLRDAVLPSIASSVAVLRSCEALLPASEDVNLVARLIAAIANNVCKEQLTSGLSKLDQCAQLKPPAAFVELDSPGDWWGKSVAGLGLDFFQRLLSAVKAKGLKQETMTRILINYAQNSLHGLMARDVHGAAKCGGGADADAIKKQRAVVETIVSLLPAQSKKSPVPMAFLSGLLKTAMAVSASSICRADLEKRIGMQLDQAILEDILIAAGAGAGAGTAAGQQHGLYDTDVVARIFSVFLNLDDDNEEDGGFDYDSPRSPKQSLLVKAAKLLDSYLAEVALDSNILPSKFISLAELLPDHARLVTDGLYRAVDIFLKVHPNIKEAERYRLCKAIDCQRLTPDACSHAAQNERLPVQMAVQVLYFEQLRLRSAIQAGSGSMGGHDAALFFGCSAAAAASAQGSVNMRSGSGGRHAGGRQRAVGSGAMSPRDNYASVRRENRELKLEVARMRMRLTDLEKDHVSMKRELVRVGPANRLLRGFARSLSRLNALFRMRPAAEPGLQQLGAKATADAKVLFQRRRRHSIS; from the exons atgGGCGTGGCGACGGTGACAGAGCTGAAGCAGAGCATCTCCGGGAAGAGGACGTTCCGGCCGAGCCTCATCAGCCGCCACGCCAATGAGTG GCCTCCGACCGACGTCTCCAGCGACCTCACCGTCGAGGTCGGCACGTCCAGCTTCGCTCTCCACAAG TTCCCGCTGGTCTCCCGGAGCGGCAAGATCCGGCGGCTCGTGGCGGAGGCCAAGGACGCCAAGCTGGCGCGGCTAAGCCTGCACGGCACGCCCGGTGGCGCGCCGGCGTTCGAGCTCGCCGCCAAGTTCTGCTACGGCGTCCACGTCGACGTCTCGGTCGCCAACGTCGCCATGCTCCGCTGCGCCGCGCACTACCTGCAGATGACCGAGGACTTCTCCGACAAGAACCTCGAGCTCCGCGCCGAGGCCTTCCTCCGCGACGCCGTGCTCCCCAGCATCGCCAGCTCCGTCGCGGTGCTCCGCAGCTGCGAGGCGCTGCTCCCGGCCTCCGAGGACGTCAACCTCGTCGCGCGCCTCATCGCCGCCATCGCCAACAACGTGTGCAAGGAGCAGCTCACCTCGGGCCTGTCCAAGCTGGACCAGTGCGCGCAGCTCAAGCCGCCCGCGGCGTTCGTCGAGCTCGACTCGCCGGGCGACTGGTGGGGGAAGTCGGTGGCCGGCCTCgggctcgacttcttccagcggCTGCTCTCCGCCGTGAAGGCCAAGGGGCTCAAGCAGGAGACGATGACGCGGATCCTCATCAACTACGCGCAGAACTCGCTGCACGGGCTCATGGCAAGGGACGTGCACGGCGCCGCcaaatgcggcggcggcgcggacgccgACGCCATCAAGAAGCAGCGCGCCGTCGTCGAGACCATCGTGAGCCTGCTCCCGGCGCAGTCGAAGAAGAGCCCCGTGCCGATGGCCTTCCTCTCGGGGCTCCTCAAGACGGCGATGGCGGTGTCCGCGTCCAGCATCTGCAGGGCCGACCTCGAGAAGCGGATCGGCATGCAACTGGACCAGGCCATCCTGGAGGACATACTCAtcgccgccggcgcgggcgcgggagcgGGCACGGCTGCCGGGCAGCAGCACGGGCTGTACGACACGGATGTGGTGGCGCGGATCTTCTCGGTGTTCCTCAACCTCGACGACGACAACGAGGAGGACGGCGGGTTCGACTACGACAGCCCGCGGTCCCCGAAGCAGAGCCTCCTGGTGAAGGCCGCCAAGCTGCTGGACAGCTACCTCGCGGAGGTGGCGCTCGACTCCAACATCCTCCCGTCCAAGTTCATCTCCCTCGCCGAGCTGCTCCCCGACCACGCCCGCCTCGTCACCGACGGCCTCTACCGCGCCGTCGACATCTTCCTCAAG GTGCACCCGAACATCAAGGAGGCGGAGCGTTACCGCCTGTGCAAGGCGATCGACTGCCAGCGTCTGACGCCGGACGCGTGCAGCCACGCGGCGCAGAACGAGCGGCTGCCGGTGCAGATGGCGGTGCAGGTGCTCTACTTCGAGCAGCTCCGGCTGCGGAGCGCGATCCAGGCCGGCAGCGGCAGCATGGGCGGGCACGACGCGGCGCTCTTCTTCGggtgctcggcggcggcggcggcgtcggcgcaGGGCAGCGTGAACATGCGgtccggcagcggcgggcggcatgCGGGCGGCCGGCAGCGGGCGGTGGGCAGCGGCGCCATGTCGCCGCGGGACAACTACGCGTCGGTCCGACGCGAGAACCGGGAGctgaagctggaggtggcgcgcATGCGGATGCGGCTGACTGACCTGGAGAAGGACCACGTGAGCATGAAGCGGGAGCTGGTGCGCGTCGGCCCCGCCAACCGCCTGCTCCGGGGCTTCGCGCGCAGCCTCAGCAGGCTCAACGCGCTCTTCCGGATGCGCCCGGCCGCCGAGCccggcctgcagcagcttggCGCCAAGGCCACCGCCGACGCCAAGGTGCtcttccagcgccgccgccgccactccatCTCGTGa
- the LOC112877141 gene encoding bidirectional sugar transporter SWEET12-like, with the protein MVTVGHPLVFAVGILGNILSFLVTLAPVPTFYRVYKKKSTESFQSVPYVVALLSAMLWLYYALLSTDVLLLSINAIACVVESVYLAIYLVYAPKDAMVFTMKLLCIMNMGLFGAMVAFLQFYVEGQRRVSIAGGIGAAFALAVFVAPLAIIRQVIRTKSVEFMPFWLSFFLTISAVAWFFYGLLLKDLFVAMPNVLGLLFGLAQMGLYFVYRNPKKNGAVSEMQVVAQVAADAEKEQQQAHQQAHVAATLDADGEVRTSADDGANKDDVVVDIMPPPPLPAERAPPLPLAPPAVIIPQPRTVEVV; encoded by the exons ATGGTTACCGTTGGGCACCCGTTGGTCTTTGCTGTGGGGATCCTAG GCAACATCTTGTCTTTCCTGGTCACCCTTGCACCAGT GCCGACGTTTTACCGCGTGTACAAGAAGAAGTCGACTGAGTCGTTCCAGTCGGTGCCGTACGTGGTGGCGCTGCTGAGCGCAATGCTGTGGCTCTACTACGCGCTGCTGAGCACGGACGTCCTCCTCCTCTCCATCAACGCCATCGCCTGCGTCGTCGAGTCCGTCTACCTCGCCATCTACCTCGTCTACGCGCCCAAGGACGCAATG GTTTTCACCATGAAACTGTTGTGCATCATGAACATGGGGCTCTTCGGGGCCATGGTCGCCTTCCTGCAGTTCTACGTCGAGGGCCAGCGCCGCGTCTCCATCGCCGGCGGCATCGGCGCCGCCTTCGCCCTCGCCGTCTTCGTCGCGCCTCTCGCCATCATC CGGCAAGTGATCCGGACCAAGAGCGTGGAGTTCATGCCCTTCTGGCTCTCCTTCTTCCTGACCATCAGCGCCGTCGCCTGGTTCTTCTACGGCCTCCTCTTGAAAGATTTGTTCGTCGCG ATGCCCAACGTGCTGGGCCTGCTGTTCGGCCTGGCCCAGATGGGGCTCTACTTCGTGTACCGGAACCCCAAGAAGAACGGCGCCGTGTCGGAGATGCAGGTGGTCGCGCAGGTCGCCGCCGACGCCGAGaaggagcagcagcaggcgcacCAGCAGGCCCACGTCGCGGCGACCCTcgacgccgacggcgaggtcagGACGAGCGCCGACGACGGCGCTAACAAGGACGACGTCGTCGTCGACATCatgccgccaccgccgctgccggcggagagggcgccgccgctgccgctggcGCCTCCGGCGGTGATCATCCCGCAGCCGAGGACCGTGGAGGTGGTCTGA